The following DNA comes from Streptomyces sp. NBC_00690.
ACTGCTGATACTGCGTGTGCTGACCGGAGCGATCCTCGTCTGTCACGGATCGCAGAAGGCGTTCGGTTGGCTGCGTGGCCCGGGCCCGGTGGGGAGCGCCGCGTTCTTCGAGACGCTCGGGCATCGGCCCGGCCGGCAGATGGTGGTGCTCGCGGTCGGGTGCGAAACGGTCTCGGGGGCTCTGCTCCTGCTGGGACTCGCCACCCCCCTGGCGGTCGCCATCGCGACCGGCACCATGCTGGTCGCCGCGCTGTCCATGATCGTCAAGGCTCGGGTCTTCTGGAACACGCAGGGCGGCGGTGAGTACCCCTTGCTGCTCGCTCTCACAGTGGCCGCGATCGGATTCGCCGGCCCCGGTCGGTGGTCGCTCGATGCGCTCCTCCTCGGCCCCTGGCCGGGGTGGATCGGGCCGTCCGCCGTCCTGCTCGCCGTCCTAGCGGCGACCGTTCCCGTGGCACGGGCACACCGGGTCCTCAAAGCCGATGCCCTGGTGGAGAACCGGCTCGCATCTGGCGCGACCACCACTTCAATCACTGAGAGGGGAGCCGACGAATGAGGCTCATGGGATACCGCGAAGGCCACGATCGGTGGATAGGCGCGGTCGACGAGGCGGGGCGCGTGACGCCCATCGCCACCACAGCGGAGTTCTACCGCAATCCCGCCACCCTGCTGGAGCAGGCCCGCCGCACACCGGCCGCCCCCATCACACTGCCGGATCAGACGTATCTCGTACCTCCGGTGCCCCAGTCCGCGAAGGTGCTCTGCGTCGGACTGAACTATCGGGGTCACGCCGAGGAGGCGAACGAAAAGGTCCCCGACTATCCGACCGTGTTCGGCCGTTGGGAGTCCACCCTGATCTGCGACGGCGTCACCATGCCGGTCCCGGCGTCCGAGCCCGGTCTGGACTGGGAGGGCGAACTCGCGGTGATCATCGGCGAGACACTCGTCGACGTGTCCGAGGAGGAAGCTCTGAGCGGAGTACTCGGCTTCACCTGCTTCAACGACGTCAGTGCCCGTAGGCGGCAGTTCGACACCACGCAGTGGACCCTGGGTAAGAACCCCGACCGCAGCGGACCGATCGGTCCCGCTGTGGTGACCGCGGACGAGTGGGGCGGCCCTGACGGATGGACCGATCGCAAGGTCATCACCCGGGTCAACGGCGAGGTGGTCCAATCGGGCAATACCTCGGAAATGATCTTCTCAGTGGGCCGCATCCTCTCCTACATCTCGCAGACCACCACCCTGCGCCCGGGGGATGTCATTGCCACCGGCACCCCGGCAGGGGTCGGATTCGTCCGTACCCCACCGAGGTTCCTGACGCCCGGAGACGTCGTCGAGGTGGAGATCGACGGGATCGGGACCCTGCGCAACCCCGTCGTGGGCGCGGCGGGCCGACCATGACGACCGACGACCCGGCCGACCGGGCGAACGTCCGCACCTGGCGTCCTGACAGACCCCCGCCCGTGGCCTCGGCGGTTCCCGAGGCCACGGGCACGACACCACTGTTGGGCTACAACCGCGCCCATACCCCGCGCCCCGCCCTCGTCGTCGCAGCGGCCAACGCCACCGAGGTCGCCGCAGCCGTACGGTACGCGGCCGAGCGGCGCCAAAGTGTCGCCGTGCAGTGCACCGGTCACGGGTTGGTCGATGAGGTGCTCGGCTCCGTACTCATCGACACCCACCGGATGAAGGCCCTGACCGTCGATCCTCATCGCCGTACAGCAAGGGTGGCGGCGGGCGTGGTCTGGTCGGAGGTCATCGAGGCCGCCGCGCCCCACGGGCTCGCTCCGCTCAACGGCTCCTTCCCCGGTGTCGGCGTGATGGGGTTCACCCTCGGGGGAGGTCTGGGGCCGATGGCGCGTGC
Coding sequences within:
- a CDS encoding DoxX family protein codes for the protein MDTALLILRVLTGAILVCHGSQKAFGWLRGPGPVGSAAFFETLGHRPGRQMVVLAVGCETVSGALLLLGLATPLAVAIATGTMLVAALSMIVKARVFWNTQGGGEYPLLLALTVAAIGFAGPGRWSLDALLLGPWPGWIGPSAVLLAVLAATVPVARAHRVLKADALVENRLASGATTTSITERGADE
- a CDS encoding fumarylacetoacetate hydrolase family protein, whose amino-acid sequence is MRLMGYREGHDRWIGAVDEAGRVTPIATTAEFYRNPATLLEQARRTPAAPITLPDQTYLVPPVPQSAKVLCVGLNYRGHAEEANEKVPDYPTVFGRWESTLICDGVTMPVPASEPGLDWEGELAVIIGETLVDVSEEEALSGVLGFTCFNDVSARRRQFDTTQWTLGKNPDRSGPIGPAVVTADEWGGPDGWTDRKVITRVNGEVVQSGNTSEMIFSVGRILSYISQTTTLRPGDVIATGTPAGVGFVRTPPRFLTPGDVVEVEIDGIGTLRNPVVGAAGRP